Proteins from a single region of Acidobacteriota bacterium:
- the modB gene encoding molybdate ABC transporter permease subunit, translating into MNWPAILLSFRLAATVCLVLLVIGAPLAYWLALSRGRWKFLVEAVVALPLVLPPTVLGYYMLVALGPRSPLGRFAESVLSTRLTFSFPGLVIASVLYSLPFAVQPMANAFGSVDPKLLDAAAVLGASRWRRFQTITLPLAKAGVLTGAVLSFAHTIGEFGVVLMVGGNIPGVTQTISIAIYDEVQALDYTVAARTSVLLLIFSFVTLALVYALNRRSSLWWSSARNA; encoded by the coding sequence ATGAACTGGCCAGCCATTCTCCTGAGTTTCCGCCTTGCAGCGACTGTGTGTCTCGTGCTGCTGGTTATCGGCGCTCCTCTCGCATATTGGCTCGCACTCTCGCGAGGCCGCTGGAAGTTTCTGGTGGAAGCAGTGGTTGCACTGCCGCTGGTTCTGCCACCCACAGTGCTCGGCTATTACATGCTCGTAGCTCTTGGTCCAAGGAGTCCGCTTGGCCGGTTTGCCGAGTCCGTGCTCTCCACGCGGCTCACGTTTTCCTTTCCTGGATTGGTAATAGCATCAGTCCTTTACAGCCTGCCGTTTGCGGTTCAACCCATGGCAAATGCATTCGGCTCGGTGGATCCCAAGCTTCTCGACGCGGCAGCGGTGCTCGGCGCATCGCGGTGGCGCAGGTTCCAAACAATCACGTTGCCTCTGGCAAAAGCCGGGGTACTCACAGGAGCAGTACTGAGCTTCGCGCATACCATCGGCGAATTTGGGGTGGTGCTGATGGTCGGCGGCAACATTCCCGGTGTGACACAGACGATCTCGATTGCGATCTACGATGAAGTGCAGGCTCTGGACTACACAGTCGCCGCGCGAACGTCAGTGCTGCTGCTGATTTTCTCTTTCGTGACGCTCGCCCTCGTGTACGCTCTAAATCGACGAAGCTCACTCTGGTGGTCGAGCGCGCGCAACGCTTGA
- a CDS encoding ABC transporter permease, translated as MLKQLFPNQVALGFAQAGVTAVLAMIVGFAARKRGIHVELETLIALGRGLAQIVAVGFVLVLMLKGPQWTSAFMLSAMVIAAGATSARRTKKIPGSFQVSFWSILLGSGSVIAVMTWAGVIDGAITSIVPVGSMIIANAMNTNALALDRFWAEVESHVGEIESALALGAAPDVSVSPAVEKSFSASLIPALNNLRSLGLVWIPGLMAGMVLTGSSPLYAAIYQFVVIAMIFASSGLTSLISTGLIRHRIFTPAQQLAIAR; from the coding sequence ATGTTGAAACAGCTCTTTCCTAATCAAGTAGCGCTTGGATTTGCCCAAGCTGGAGTAACGGCAGTGCTCGCCATGATCGTTGGGTTTGCAGCCCGCAAGCGCGGTATTCACGTCGAATTGGAGACCCTGATCGCGCTCGGTCGTGGATTGGCGCAGATTGTTGCCGTAGGGTTTGTGCTCGTCTTGATGCTCAAAGGCCCGCAATGGACGAGCGCCTTCATGCTCTCAGCGATGGTGATCGCGGCTGGAGCTACATCGGCGCGGAGGACAAAGAAAATCCCTGGTTCGTTTCAAGTTTCATTCTGGTCCATCCTGCTCGGATCGGGTTCGGTGATCGCTGTGATGACCTGGGCTGGCGTCATCGATGGGGCCATAACATCCATCGTTCCCGTGGGCAGCATGATTATCGCCAATGCGATGAACACGAATGCTCTCGCGCTCGATCGATTTTGGGCTGAGGTGGAGTCACACGTCGGCGAGATCGAATCAGCCCTGGCGCTGGGCGCTGCACCCGACGTTAGCGTTTCTCCGGCAGTCGAGAAGTCATTCTCTGCGAGTCTGATTCCAGCGCTGAATAACCTGCGCTCCCTGGGATTGGTTTGGATTCCGGGTCTCATGGCAGGCATGGTGCTGACGGGATCTTCGCCGCTCTATGCGGCGATTTATCAGTTCGTCGTGATTGCCATGATCTTTGCTTCATCCGGACTAACGTCGCTCATCTCCACGGGCTTGATCCGTCACCGAATCTTCACGCCTGCGCAGCAGTTGGCGATAGCGCGGTGA
- a CDS encoding choline transporter, producing the protein MLQAQHLTRAVRSKIIVNDVSFDVNAGELLAIVGPSGAGKSSLLRLLNRLDEPTSGTVLVEGKDYREISTRDLRRRVGMVMQRPFVFPGTVAENLGFGPQQQGRTPTDDEIEQLLRDVGLIGYAGQDVRHLSGGEAQRVCFARALANQPAVLLLDEPTSALDETAKLDVETVIRRISAQGVTCVMVTHDFRQARRLAMRAAQLAFGKLVRVGPVSEVLNVETALS; encoded by the coding sequence ATGCTTCAAGCCCAGCACCTGACTCGTGCTGTAAGAAGCAAGATCATCGTGAACGACGTCAGCTTCGATGTGAACGCCGGCGAGTTGCTAGCGATCGTCGGGCCTAGCGGGGCAGGGAAGTCATCGCTGCTGCGGTTGCTCAATCGACTGGACGAACCCACAAGCGGCACTGTACTCGTCGAAGGCAAGGATTATCGCGAAATTTCCACGCGAGATTTACGACGTCGCGTCGGCATGGTCATGCAGCGACCCTTCGTCTTCCCTGGCACAGTTGCAGAGAATCTTGGCTTTGGTCCGCAGCAGCAAGGACGAACTCCTACCGATGACGAGATCGAGCAGCTGCTGCGGGATGTCGGACTCATAGGCTATGCCGGCCAGGATGTCAGGCATCTTTCCGGAGGCGAAGCCCAGCGCGTGTGCTTCGCTCGCGCTCTGGCGAATCAGCCTGCCGTTCTCCTGCTGGACGAGCCTACATCGGCGCTCGACGAAACTGCCAAGCTTGACGTGGAAACAGTGATTCGCAGGATTTCGGCGCAGGGAGTGACCTGCGTGATGGTTACGCACGACTTTCGCCAGGCGCGCCGGCTGGCCATGCGCGCTGCTCAACTTGCGTTCGGCAAGCTGGTCCGAGTCGGACCTGTATCCGAGGTGCTGAATGTTGAAACAGCTCTTTCCTAA
- the queC gene encoding 7-cyano-7-deazaguanine synthase QueC: protein MKPKAVVLLSGGLDSATVLAIARRDGFAPHALSFDYGQRHRVELHAAKKLAAVFGAEHSVISFDLRQFGGSALTGDIDVPKDRPESQISNAIPITYVPARNAIFLSFALGLAEVIASTDIFVGVNARDYSGYPDCRPEFIDAFQRLANLATKAGVEGHRVRIHAPLIQMSKAQIIATGCELGVDYSLTSSCYDPSPEGLACGRCDSCQLRHKGFTEAGIPDPTKYG from the coding sequence ATGAAACCCAAAGCAGTGGTCCTACTCAGCGGCGGCCTCGATTCAGCCACCGTGCTCGCGATCGCGCGTCGCGATGGCTTCGCACCGCACGCGCTCAGCTTCGATTACGGTCAGCGACATCGGGTCGAATTGCACGCAGCGAAGAAGCTGGCGGCGGTTTTTGGCGCTGAGCATTCCGTGATTTCCTTTGATCTGCGCCAATTTGGGGGCTCTGCACTTACCGGGGACATCGATGTGCCGAAGGATCGTCCCGAATCGCAAATATCGAATGCCATTCCCATCACGTACGTGCCCGCGCGCAACGCCATTTTTCTATCGTTCGCACTCGGATTAGCTGAGGTTATCGCATCCACTGACATATTCGTCGGGGTGAACGCGCGGGATTACAGCGGTTATCCCGACTGCCGTCCGGAGTTCATCGACGCCTTTCAAAGACTGGCGAACCTTGCAACTAAGGCAGGTGTCGAAGGTCATAGAGTCAGAATCCATGCGCCCTTAATTCAAATGTCGAAAGCGCAAATCATCGCGACAGGTTGCGAACTCGGCGTGGACTACTCACTCACTTCGAGCTGCTATGACCCTTCTCCAGAAGGACTCGCCTGCGGACGCTGTGACTCATGCCAGCTGCGGCATAAAGGATTTACCGAAGCGGGAATTCCCGATCCGACAAAGTACGGATAA
- a CDS encoding MarR family transcriptional regulator gives MPRKQSETLTQAELRLMNVLWSKGPATVQQVLDWLATDYDLAYNSVLTTIRILENKGYLKHTKDGRAHIYRPVIARDEASRSEVRHLVSRFFGNSHHSLLLNLLQEQELNAEEIKQLRQILEASERK, from the coding sequence ATGCCGCGCAAGCAGTCCGAAACCCTGACACAAGCGGAGCTGCGGTTAATGAACGTGCTCTGGAGTAAGGGGCCAGCCACAGTACAGCAGGTGCTCGACTGGCTCGCCACGGACTACGACCTGGCTTACAACTCGGTTCTCACCACGATCCGCATATTAGAAAACAAGGGCTATTTGAAGCACACCAAGGATGGTCGTGCGCACATTTATCGCCCAGTAATCGCGCGTGACGAGGCGAGCAGGTCGGAGGTGCGACATCTAGTCAGCCGGTTCTTCGGTAATTCTCATCACTCTCTTCTCTTGAATCTTCTGCAAGAGCAGGAACTCAACGCTGAGGAGATCAAGCAGCTGCGGCAAATCTTAGAGGCGAGCGAGCGCAAATGA
- the glmU gene encoding UDP-N-acetylglucosamine diphosphorylase/glucosamine-1-phosphate N-acetyltransferase, giving the protein MPSQDFAIAIMAAGKGTRLKSKRPKVLHEVGGKPLVAHVIRSAAEVVPPPNIYVIIGYEAESVRSAVAHTGVNFVLQAEQRGTGHAIQTAQRELARHAHFLVLSGDAPLIHPETIRRIRDFHIEEDAAMTILTAAPADPTGYGRVLREGSTNRVAAIVEQKSLRPEQSNIGEINSGFYAFSSKPLFAHIHRLQTNNPHGEYYLTDMAALLVAEGQKVMAIRAHDPDEVLGGNTIAELAGLDANMRMRKARQLMSEGVTIFKPETCVIDEEVRVAPDATIEPFVQLRSNTVVGEGSRIRSYSVITNSQIGKNVNVLPGCVFDDSSVADGAIVGPYSRLRPGSEIGEGAHVGNFVEMKKVRLGRGSKANHLTYLGDAEVGAGVNVGAGTIICNYDGVSKHKTVIEDGVFVGSDSTLVAPVKIGHGAYIGAASCITAEVPADSLAIARGTQVVKEGWAKRKREERQKK; this is encoded by the coding sequence ATGCCATCACAGGACTTTGCGATCGCGATTATGGCGGCGGGAAAAGGGACTCGTTTGAAATCAAAGCGTCCCAAAGTTTTGCACGAGGTTGGAGGCAAGCCACTGGTCGCGCATGTGATTCGCTCGGCAGCGGAGGTTGTGCCCCCGCCGAACATCTACGTAATCATTGGATACGAAGCGGAGAGCGTTCGTTCAGCGGTCGCCCACACGGGAGTGAATTTCGTGCTTCAAGCTGAGCAACGCGGCACAGGACACGCAATCCAGACAGCTCAGCGAGAGCTGGCTCGGCACGCACACTTCCTGGTGTTGTCAGGAGATGCGCCACTGATTCATCCGGAAACGATTCGGCGCATTCGTGATTTTCATATCGAAGAAGATGCGGCGATGACCATTCTTACCGCGGCGCCCGCGGATCCCACTGGTTATGGACGCGTGTTGCGCGAGGGCTCAACAAACCGGGTCGCGGCAATTGTGGAGCAGAAGTCCCTTCGGCCGGAACAGTCGAATATCGGGGAGATCAATTCGGGATTCTACGCATTCAGTTCTAAGCCGTTGTTCGCCCACATCCATCGCCTTCAGACGAACAATCCTCACGGCGAATACTACCTCACCGATATGGCCGCTCTTTTGGTAGCCGAGGGCCAGAAGGTCATGGCCATTCGCGCGCATGATCCGGATGAGGTTTTGGGCGGCAACACGATCGCAGAACTCGCGGGTCTCGACGCAAACATGCGCATGCGCAAGGCCCGTCAACTGATGAGCGAAGGCGTAACGATTTTCAAGCCTGAAACGTGCGTGATTGACGAAGAAGTACGCGTTGCTCCGGACGCTACGATCGAGCCTTTTGTACAGCTACGCTCCAATACCGTAGTCGGCGAGGGTAGCCGGATACGCTCGTATTCAGTGATCACGAATTCGCAGATTGGAAAGAATGTAAATGTGCTCCCGGGCTGCGTCTTCGACGACAGTTCAGTCGCTGATGGCGCAATCGTCGGTCCCTACTCCCGATTACGTCCGGGAAGCGAGATTGGTGAAGGTGCGCATGTGGGGAACTTCGTCGAGATGAAGAAGGTGCGCCTCGGCCGCGGCTCGAAAGCCAATCACCTCACCTACCTGGGAGATGCGGAAGTCGGCGCCGGCGTAAATGTTGGCGCGGGCACCATCATTTGCAATTACGATGGAGTAAGCAAGCACAAGACTGTCATCGAAGATGGAGTTTTTGTAGGCAGCGACTCTACTCTCGTCGCTCCGGTGAAGATCGGACATGGAGCATACATTGGCGCTGCGTCGTGCATCACCGCTGAAGTACCCGCAGACTCATTGGCTATCGCCCGCGGAACGCAGGTGGTGAAAGAAGGTTGGGCTAAGAGAAAGAGAGAAGAACGCCAAAAGAAGTGA
- a CDS encoding two-component system response regulator, with product MTSERILVVDDEEAIREIVTSMLQNAGYTAMQAASGKQALEVLGSGEEFQLMLSDLMMAEMDGIALLDRVQDCYPDMPAIMVTAVHDISVALAAIRNGAYDYLLKPFEREQLLAMVRRALEHRKLRLENRSYQSNLESLVAARTEQLRQTMADLERSYDITLEALGDALDLKDAETEGHSKRVTAFTIAMARAMGMSGDKIRVIARGAFLHDIGKMAIPDAILRKPGALTEQEVMIMREHCARGYHMLKKIPFLTEAAEIVYAHQERYEGSGYPRGLVGDEIPIGARLFAVADTLDAITSDRPYRAAQPIQAAREEIKRFSGSQFDPKVVEIFLGMPDSIWEDLRREINSHARKYAYPSKFAQSHSLS from the coding sequence ATGACATCCGAACGAATCCTGGTCGTTGACGACGAAGAGGCGATACGCGAGATCGTCACGTCCATGCTGCAAAATGCTGGGTACACGGCCATGCAGGCAGCGTCTGGAAAGCAGGCGTTGGAAGTCTTGGGCTCAGGAGAAGAATTCCAGCTCATGCTCTCCGACCTGATGATGGCCGAGATGGATGGCATTGCGCTGCTCGACCGCGTTCAGGATTGTTATCCGGATATGCCGGCAATAATGGTGACGGCAGTCCACGACATTTCCGTGGCTTTGGCAGCGATCCGGAATGGCGCGTATGACTATCTGCTGAAGCCGTTTGAGCGTGAGCAGCTCCTCGCTATGGTAAGGCGCGCGTTGGAGCATCGTAAGCTGCGCCTCGAGAACCGCTCCTATCAATCCAATCTGGAATCGCTGGTCGCCGCCCGTACCGAGCAACTCCGCCAAACAATGGCCGACCTCGAGCGTTCCTACGACATTACACTCGAAGCTCTCGGCGACGCTCTCGATCTCAAAGACGCCGAAACTGAGGGACACTCCAAGCGCGTAACCGCCTTCACCATTGCTATGGCGCGAGCGATGGGAATGTCCGGCGACAAGATCCGCGTAATTGCGCGCGGCGCTTTCCTGCACGACATCGGAAAGATGGCTATTCCCGACGCCATTCTTCGTAAGCCCGGAGCGCTCACCGAGCAGGAAGTAATGATTATGCGTGAGCATTGCGCGCGCGGATATCACATGCTGAAGAAGATTCCGTTCCTCACCGAGGCGGCAGAGATCGTCTACGCGCATCAGGAACGCTACGAGGGGTCCGGCTACCCGCGTGGCCTTGTGGGCGATGAAATTCCAATTGGCGCTCGTCTGTTTGCGGTTGCAGACACTTTAGACGCCATCACCTCTGATCGGCCGTATCGCGCAGCGCAGCCTATTCAGGCAGCGCGCGAAGAAATCAAGCGTTTTTCCGGATCGCAGTTCGACCCCAAGGTCGTCGAGATTTTCTTGGGAATGCCCGACTCGATCTGGGAAGACTTACGCCGCGAGATTAACTCCCACGCACGCAAATATGCCTATCCATCCAAATTTGCCCAGTCCCACAGCCTGAGCTAA
- a CDS encoding transporter yields the protein MQETEQTSSMSQHVHSMSLLRYSLLALIVLASTFGDVYLAKGMKQIGEISPSRWHDLLFAPLNPTVAFGIVLLMIFYLSYLASLSWADLSYIMPATTFGYVLTALLAHFMLGEHIPLTRWIGIFMITVGVGFVTGGPSLTVTPTPEGPTLHLEVHS from the coding sequence ATGCAAGAGACGGAACAGACTTCCTCCATGAGCCAGCACGTACATAGCATGAGCTTGCTGCGTTACTCTTTGCTGGCCCTCATTGTCCTCGCCAGCACATTCGGCGATGTTTACCTCGCCAAAGGCATGAAGCAGATTGGTGAGATCTCTCCCAGTCGCTGGCACGATTTGCTATTTGCACCTCTGAATCCGACCGTAGCCTTCGGCATCGTGCTGTTGATGATTTTTTATCTTTCCTATCTGGCATCTCTATCATGGGCTGACCTCTCGTACATCATGCCGGCAACGACATTTGGATATGTTCTTACGGCACTACTTGCTCATTTCATGCTGGGTGAACACATCCCCCTGACTCGCTGGATCGGGATTTTCATGATCACGGTTGGCGTCGGGTTCGTTACCGGCGGGCCGTCGCTCACGGTAACGCCCACACCAGAAGGCCCTACTCTTCACCTCGAGGTCCACTCATGA
- a CDS encoding carotene 7,8-desaturase — translation MNNKDKQQTTVGIVGGGIAGLAAGCALVDSGFRVTVFERRPFVGGRASSYEHPGTGETVDNCQHVLLGCCTNLLDFYGRIRVSDKIQWFDRLTFIQPGGRRSEISPSGLPAPFHASLSFLRASSLSWPDKIGISRAMLALMGPLPDDSSKSFADWLREHRQTPKAIDRFWKAILVSAINEDLDRISVRYGAQVFRESFLKSAEAGRMGVPTVPLSDLYSEAIAYMERRDGKVHLRTSVEGLISEQDSVVLQPTGAAERFDFVVLAVPHNALGKLLPSQNGSAEASAHLHAQIAKLESSPITGIHLWFDREITELPHAVLLDRTIQWMFQKSKLQPQRQGPEQEGSYVELVVSSSKSLVTMGRQEIVDLGLRELAEFFPVVRDAQLLKATVVKEVHATYSAQPGSDSNRPCSRTPWPRILLAGDWTATGWPATMEGAVRSGYRAAEELMRETGQSTRVLVPDLGASGLMRLFG, via the coding sequence TTGAATAACAAGGACAAACAACAAACGACAGTCGGAATCGTAGGTGGAGGCATTGCCGGACTCGCCGCCGGCTGCGCCTTGGTCGACTCCGGATTCCGAGTCACCGTATTTGAGCGCAGACCTTTCGTTGGCGGCCGAGCTTCCTCCTATGAACACCCAGGAACCGGCGAGACTGTGGACAACTGTCAGCATGTGTTACTCGGATGCTGCACAAACCTGCTTGACTTTTACGGACGTATCAGAGTCTCCGATAAGATCCAGTGGTTCGATCGACTCACGTTCATTCAGCCGGGCGGCCGGCGGTCAGAGATTAGTCCATCAGGATTGCCGGCGCCTTTCCATGCTTCGCTATCTTTCCTACGAGCCTCATCTCTGTCTTGGCCTGACAAGATCGGGATCTCGCGCGCCATGCTGGCATTGATGGGCCCGCTTCCGGATGACAGCTCGAAGAGCTTCGCTGATTGGCTACGAGAGCATCGTCAGACGCCAAAGGCGATCGACCGCTTCTGGAAGGCAATACTGGTGAGCGCTATTAACGAGGACTTGGATCGGATTTCCGTTCGCTATGGCGCTCAGGTTTTTCGTGAATCGTTTCTGAAATCTGCCGAAGCCGGAAGAATGGGCGTACCTACTGTTCCGCTTTCCGATCTGTACAGCGAGGCTATTGCTTACATGGAGCGAAGAGACGGAAAGGTGCATCTGCGGACTAGTGTAGAAGGATTAATTTCAGAACAGGACAGCGTAGTCCTCCAGCCCACTGGAGCGGCGGAACGCTTCGATTTCGTTGTGCTAGCTGTTCCGCACAATGCCCTGGGTAAGCTCTTGCCCTCCCAAAACGGATCAGCTGAAGCGAGTGCTCATCTACATGCGCAAATTGCAAAGCTGGAAAGCTCTCCGATCACTGGTATTCACTTGTGGTTTGATCGCGAGATTACGGAACTTCCTCATGCCGTGCTGCTCGACCGGACAATCCAGTGGATGTTCCAAAAGTCGAAGCTCCAGCCTCAGCGTCAAGGACCTGAACAAGAGGGCAGCTATGTTGAGTTGGTGGTTAGTTCGTCCAAATCGCTTGTGACGATGGGACGGCAGGAGATCGTTGATCTAGGCCTTCGCGAGTTGGCCGAGTTCTTTCCCGTTGTTCGCGACGCCCAGCTGTTGAAAGCCACGGTCGTGAAGGAAGTTCATGCGACTTATTCTGCGCAACCAGGATCGGATTCGAACCGTCCATGTTCGCGAACGCCCTGGCCACGAATCCTCCTCGCTGGCGACTGGACCGCTACCGGATGGCCTGCAACGATGGAGGGGGCAGTGAGGAGTGGCTACAGGGCGGCGGAGGAACTGATGAGAGAGACTGGACAAAGCACTAGGGTTCTTGTTCCCGATCTGGGAGCTTCAGGCCTAATGCGGCTTTTCGGATGA
- a CDS encoding farnesyl-diphosphate farnesyltransferase, with translation MSASQLTTAYAVCRGIARRRARNFYYSFLALPSVKRNALSAVYAFMRHADDISDDERVPVLERRQRLQHWLEEWHKIQAGTPSSDPIFVALADAQKKYRIPPALLDQLVQGTSMDLQSPIDESDASSNFEGNTAVAAFPIRVHRTFAELYDYCYYVASVVGLVCIRVYQYEDPRAEELAERCGVAFQLTNIIRDVKEDAAVGRVYLPEEDLHRFGLTVDDFLRDKGARLEQSRLWPLLEFQAQRAHDYYASANELIPLIHEDSRSALWVMVSIYKRLLERIAEKNYDVLHGRVRLSGTEKTGILTRGIIKSIFDRI, from the coding sequence GTGAGCGCTTCTCAACTCACAACTGCATACGCAGTTTGCCGCGGCATCGCACGTCGCCGGGCTCGTAATTTTTACTACTCCTTTCTCGCGCTGCCTTCGGTAAAACGAAATGCTCTCTCTGCCGTATACGCGTTCATGCGGCACGCAGACGACATCAGTGATGATGAACGGGTCCCTGTACTCGAGCGGCGCCAACGATTACAACACTGGCTGGAAGAATGGCACAAGATCCAGGCTGGAACGCCCAGTAGTGATCCGATATTTGTCGCTCTGGCCGATGCGCAGAAGAAGTACCGCATTCCTCCGGCGTTGCTGGATCAGCTGGTGCAGGGAACCAGCATGGATCTGCAGAGTCCGATTGATGAGAGCGATGCCTCTTCCAACTTCGAAGGCAACACTGCGGTCGCAGCATTCCCTATTCGCGTGCACCGAACCTTTGCGGAGCTCTATGACTATTGCTACTACGTAGCTTCGGTAGTTGGATTGGTCTGCATCCGTGTGTACCAATATGAAGACCCTCGCGCCGAAGAACTGGCGGAGCGTTGCGGCGTTGCGTTTCAACTCACGAACATCATCCGCGATGTGAAAGAAGACGCAGCTGTGGGACGCGTGTACCTCCCTGAAGAGGATCTGCACCGCTTTGGTTTGACGGTAGACGATTTCCTTCGGGACAAAGGCGCACGGCTCGAGCAATCGCGGTTATGGCCGCTGCTCGAATTTCAAGCGCAACGTGCCCACGACTACTACGCATCGGCGAACGAACTGATCCCGCTCATTCATGAAGACAGCCGATCTGCTCTTTGGGTAATGGTTAGCATTTATAAGCGCTTACTCGAACGCATCGCCGAGAAGAACTACGATGTTTTGCATGGACGAGTGCGGCTCAGTGGGACGGAAAAGACGGGAATTCTCACGCGCGGTATCATCAAATCTATATTCGACAGAATCTGA
- the hpnC gene encoding squalene synthase HpnC — translation MSSRTQVSVASSESAKGWAALPPEYAIPETAPSLEEARAYCERLARSHYENFSVATWFLPAKLRPHFYGIYAYCRISDDLGDEVGDPQQSLILLNEWEEELDACYAGVPRHPVFVALRPTILSCSIPRDPFADLLKAFRQDQTFTRYRTFDDVLGYCVNSANPVGRLVLYACGYSDRERHELSDFTCTALQLANFWQDVSVDYAKGRIYLPLEDLIRFGVQESDIAQRRFSAAFGELMRFEVERAREWFQRGRALIAMVERELAIDIELFTRGGEEILNCIERRDYDVLRARPVISKPRQLALVASAAAQALWNRL, via the coding sequence ATGTCGTCGCGTACACAAGTTTCGGTTGCCTCCAGCGAATCGGCTAAGGGTTGGGCTGCCCTCCCTCCTGAATATGCAATTCCCGAAACGGCTCCGTCGCTCGAAGAGGCACGAGCTTATTGCGAGCGCCTGGCCAGGAGCCACTACGAAAATTTCAGTGTGGCGACCTGGTTCTTGCCGGCAAAGCTGCGGCCGCACTTCTACGGAATCTACGCATATTGCCGGATTTCTGACGATCTGGGAGATGAAGTCGGTGACCCGCAGCAGTCGCTGATCCTGCTGAATGAGTGGGAGGAGGAGTTAGATGCTTGCTATGCTGGTGTTCCGCGGCATCCGGTATTTGTGGCGCTGCGTCCGACCATTCTCAGTTGCAGTATTCCCCGCGACCCCTTTGCAGATCTGTTGAAAGCGTTTCGCCAGGATCAAACTTTCACGCGCTATCGAACCTTCGACGATGTTTTAGGTTATTGCGTGAACTCCGCCAATCCGGTTGGCAGGCTGGTGCTGTACGCCTGCGGATATTCCGATCGGGAGAGGCATGAGCTCTCTGATTTCACTTGCACTGCACTGCAGCTCGCAAACTTCTGGCAGGACGTCTCTGTCGATTACGCCAAAGGACGTATCTATTTGCCGCTCGAAGACCTCATTCGCTTTGGTGTGCAGGAGAGCGACATTGCTCAAAGGCGCTTTTCTGCTGCGTTCGGCGAACTTATGCGCTTCGAAGTAGAGCGGGCGCGTGAGTGGTTTCAGAGGGGACGAGCTTTGATTGCAATGGTTGAGCGTGAGCTGGCGATCGATATCGAACTTTTCACGCGTGGCGGAGAAGAAATTCTGAACTGCATCGAGCGGCGGGATTATGACGTGCTGCGCGCGCGTCCCGTGATCTCCAAACCACGCCAGCTCGCGCTTGTGGCGAGCGCCGCCGCGCAGGCTCTGTGGAATCGCCTGTGA
- a CDS encoding alcohol dehydrogenase, producing MKAAVLYGKEDIKIEKVPIPRLDPGEVLIKVQVALTCGTDLKVFQRGYHARMIQPPALFGHELAGTIEEVGAGVKEFRRGMRVVALNSAPCGVCFFCLKKQPNLCEDLLFNNGAYAEYIKVPRRIVAGNMLRIPDKVSFEAAAMCEPLACVLHGLNETHAEKGDSVVIIGAGPIGLMFMQVAKLSGLRVIAVVKRDEQVKDARRFGADETVQITAVADPISAVRALTPKKRGADVVIEAVGRPQAWQWAVDMVRKGGTVNFFGGCASGTKLELDTQRLHYSQITLKATFHHTPEMVRKAFALITQNKIQSADYVTGEAPLSHLKEVLRKMVDRSGQIKTAIIPGRN from the coding sequence ATGAAAGCCGCGGTCCTCTACGGCAAAGAGGACATAAAGATCGAGAAGGTGCCGATTCCCCGCCTGGACCCAGGGGAGGTTCTTATCAAGGTGCAGGTTGCCCTCACCTGCGGCACCGATCTAAAGGTCTTTCAGCGCGGCTATCATGCACGCATGATCCAGCCTCCAGCTCTCTTTGGACACGAGCTCGCTGGAACCATCGAGGAAGTAGGAGCGGGCGTGAAGGAGTTCCGGCGCGGAATGCGCGTCGTCGCCCTGAATTCAGCTCCTTGCGGCGTGTGCTTCTTCTGCTTGAAGAAGCAGCCGAATCTTTGCGAAGACCTTCTCTTCAACAACGGCGCGTACGCGGAATACATCAAGGTGCCTCGTCGAATTGTCGCCGGCAACATGCTGCGCATCCCAGACAAGGTCAGCTTTGAGGCGGCTGCGATGTGTGAGCCGCTCGCTTGCGTACTGCACGGATTGAATGAGACTCATGCGGAGAAAGGCGATAGCGTCGTAATTATTGGGGCAGGACCGATCGGACTGATGTTCATGCAGGTCGCAAAACTCAGCGGATTGCGAGTAATCGCCGTAGTAAAGCGCGATGAGCAAGTGAAGGACGCCCGTCGCTTCGGTGCCGACGAGACGGTGCAGATCACTGCCGTCGCTGATCCTATCAGTGCTGTCCGTGCCCTCACGCCTAAGAAGCGCGGAGCGGACGTTGTAATTGAAGCCGTGGGACGCCCGCAGGCGTGGCAATGGGCTGTGGATATGGTACGCAAAGGCGGCACGGTCAACTTCTTCGGAGGATGCGCCAGCGGTACCAAACTGGAACTTGATACACAACGACTCCACTATTCTCAGATCACTCTGAAAGCTACGTTCCATCATACTCCCGAGATGGTGCGCAAAGCGTTCGCCCTAATTACACAGAACAAGATTCAGAGCGCCGATTACGTTACCGGCGAGGCTCCGCTTTCCCACTTGAAAGAAGTGCTACGCAAAATGGTGGATCGCAGCGGACAAATCAAGACCGCCATCATCCCGGGCCGGAACTGA